One stretch of Bombus affinis isolate iyBomAffi1 chromosome 4, iyBomAffi1.2, whole genome shotgun sequence DNA includes these proteins:
- the LOC126915277 gene encoding cilia- and flagella-associated protein 58-like: protein MMDMEMNAGLDDEGSESSESASEGSSASSTFCDLEKDYSKVLQEMKSNEALAPFMAEYTKLYESLYKAYRTEKDLTERCNMLREELFTSDHKVYELTHTISTNEKEIEKLKQDVLNAIKRADAAHTREQNAQDTIENLRVNVQQLSQEIAQKNRQLAATEDTSIAKQKESLAQEKEKLVSEINTLKQRLKNMALYIEELEDRSSFAGHQIAEMQENLDIQLNEISRERRGRQRAEEEALQLQEGLAIKTSDLETANESIKAAAANVIKLESLLKEQRTSGEKMQREINKLSVKKLNLESDLENANNQIENLDKEVLEKDKQLKDWKQSINRMREEVSKHKSQKESITKRWQKIEIERSTLEQQLKHTSAKSKNTEHQKMICQKQLVDKQQELEVHIREKNVLARTKENLGDYIRRMQHELMVCEYSRRKIEHELDTSLRDIMDVHSLLSAVEKERDKHSLTAQNLAQQVEEYISEVKLKQVEISNYKKRLAEAEAKYRQQQNMFETVRAERNACGKSLTEAHDEIQELKNKLKVLSHQIEQLKEDIVTKESQLIKEEFMRNKVEKEREGLRVELQTSRREMSELKHEIESMKQEEKSLRQVIQRAESDIARHKKDIDNIMNERDMLGTQLVRRNDELSLQYSRIKVLHGTLQRGEVQYNQRLEDIRLLKLEVKKLRTEKTLLIKNIQNMSDLRKEVFHLNHDLTRERLKVMALEEEVQTPLNIHRWRKLEGSDPSTYELLKKIQILQKRMIKMAADMIEKEKKVKDTEKLYMNLREILSKHPGPQVMVSLNKTQKALRERGKKVKCLLAELSMYEVQMGEYRIGMDRMSIEMNDLKKKYFIQKKKLHISKESKLKSLSQPVFPAINQSQKRFCGGGFNMATPTPRNCFVVDSECR from the exons GATGAGGGGAGCGAGAGTAGCGAATCTGCGTCAGAGGGTAGCTCGGCCAGCAGCACGTTTTGCGACCTCGAGAAGGATTACTCGAAG GTATTACAAGAGATGAAATCTAATGAGGCACTGGCTCCTTTCATGGCAGAATATACTAAACTTTACGAGTCTCTGTACAAAGCTTACAGAACAGAGAAAGACTTAACGGAGAGGTGTAATATGTTAAGG GAAGAACTATTTACAAGCGATCACAAAGTGTACGAGTTAACGCATACAATTTCTACGAACGAAAAAGAGATCGAAAAGCTGAAGCAAGATGTATTGAACGCGATAAAGCGAGCGGATGCCGCTCACACACGCGAGCAAAATGCGCAAGACACAATTGAAAATTTGCGAGTGAACGTACAGCAATTGAGTCAGGAAATTGCGCAGAAGAACAGACAGTTGGCCGCCACTGAAGA CACGAGCATCGCGAAACAAAAGGAGAGTCTCGCACAAGAAAAGGAGAAACTGGTGAGCGAAATAAACACATTAAAGCAACGACTGAAGAACATGGCTTTGTACATAGAAGAGCTGGAGGATAGAAGTAGCTTTGCCGGGCATCAAATAGCCGAGATGCAAGAAAATCTAGATATACAACTGAACGAAATCTCCAGAGAGCGACGAGGGAGACAGAGGGCAGAGGAAGAGGCTTTACAGTTACAAGAAGGACTTGCAATAAAAACGAGCGATCTCGAG ACGGCAAACGAATCGATAAAAGCAGCAGCTGCTAACGTGATAAAGTTGGAAAGTTTGCTGAAGGAGCAAAGAACATCCGGCGAAAAAATGCAAAGGGAAATAAACAAGTTGTCGGTAAAGAAGTTGAACCTCGAATCGGATCTCGAGAACGCGAATAACCAAATAGAAAATTTGGACAAGGAAGTGTTGGAGAAGGACAAGCAATTGAAAGATTGGAAGCAGAGCATAAACAG GATGAGAGAGGAAGTCTCGAAGCACAAGTCTCAGAAAGAATCAATAACGAAGCGATGGCAGAAAATTGAAATCGAGAGATCAACCCTGGAGCAACAGCTGAAGCACACATCGGCGAAATCAAAGAATACAGAGCATCAGAAGATGATATGCCAGAAACAGCTAGTCGACAAGCAGCAAGAATTGGAGGTTCATATACGCGAGAAGAATGTCTTGGCTCGTACCAAGGAGAATTTAGGCGACTATATTAGGAGAATGCAACACGAGCTGATGGTGTGCGAGTACAGTAGAAGGAAAATTGAACACGAGCTTGACACTTCGTTGCGGGATATTATGGACGTTCACTCGCTCTTAAGCGCAGTGGAGAAAGAAAGGGATAAGCATAGCTTGACCGCTCAGAATTTGGCACAACAG GTGGAGGAATACATAAGCGAGGTGAAACTGAAGCAAGTCGAGATCTCGAACTACAAGAAGCGGCTAGCTGAAGCCGAGGCAAAGTACCGACAGCAGCAGAATATGTTCGAGACTGTTCGGGCTGAGAGAAACGCATGTGGCAAAAGCCTGACAGAAGCGCACGACGAGATACAGGAGTTGAAGAACAAATTAAAAGTGTTAAGCCACCAAATTGAGCAGCTGAAAGAGGACATCGTCACCAAGGAGAGCCAACTAATCAAAGAGGAGTTCA TGCGCAATAAAgtagaaaaggaaagagaagggTTGAGGGTCGAGCTACAAACCAGCCGCAGGGAGATGTCGGAGCTGAAACATGAGATCGAGTCGATGAAGCAGGAGGAAAAGAGCTTGAGGCAAGTGATACAGCGCGCCGAATCGGATATTGCACGACATAAGAAGGATATCGACAATATAATGAATGAGAGGGACATGTTGGGCACGCAACTGGTCCGAAGAAACGACGAGCTGAGTCTTCAGTATAGCAGAATAAAGGTTTTACATGGAACTCTTCAACGAGGAGAGGTTCAGTATAATCAAAGGCTGGAGGATATTAGGCTGTTGAAGTTGGAGGTGAAGAAGCTAAGGACAGAGAAGACTCTGCTGATAAAGAATATTCAGAACATGAGCGATCTACGTAAAGAAGTGTTTCATTTGAATCACGACTTGACAAGAGAGAGATTGAAAGTGATGGCATTAGAAGAGGAAGTGCAAACGCCGTTGAACATTCACAGATGGAGGAAACTTGAG GGTTCCGATCCAAGTACCTACGAACTTTTGAAGAAGATACAAATTCTGCAAAAACGAATGATAAAAATGGCAGCTGACATGATCGAGAAGGAGAAGAAAGTAAAAGACACCGAGAAACTGTATATGAATTTACGTGAAATTCTGTCGAAGCATCCTGGACCACAGGTCATGGTTTCTCTCAATAAAACTCAAAAAGCATTGCGCGAGAGGGGGAAAAAAGTGaag TGTCTACTAGCTGAGTTGAGCATGTACGAGGTTCAAATGGGCGAGTACAGGATAGGCATGGATAGGATGAGCATCGAGATGAACGATTTGAAAAAGAAATACTTCATACAAAAGAAGAAATTACACATATCGAAAGAATCGAAACTGAAATCTTTGTCTCAGCCTGTTTTCCCAGCTATAAATCAAAGTCAAAAGAGATTCTGCGGGGGCGGCTTTAACATGGCAACACCAACACCTAGAAATTGTTTCGTCGTGGACTCTGAGTGCAGATGA